The following coding sequences are from one Salvia miltiorrhiza cultivar Shanhuang (shh) unplaced genomic scaffold, IMPLAD_Smil_shh original_scaffold_419_1, whole genome shotgun sequence window:
- the LOC131004536 gene encoding uncharacterized protein LOC131004536, with protein MSSTASHPTDSDSTESHATETRATETHVSETQTSAVRPELAPDGRRICWLENGILRPTENIRRTTTSSFQGFIDPEGVNWKSLSPSTIDIYYDEFKKAFTWDGEVYSSDVIRKTWISQARHAYKNFVHGCKVIIDEGSRPQFLHKDIVTKWKEYWATPEFQVKSQQASKNRRSEPAGPGTGISIHYGGSRSAISHAEHVAREKNISIADAHYDTFMRMHFKKGQFDGRAQTQGLEIHSRVEELRSTLGRDVTPDEVSQIYREVVTLDPKGRRLGLGIMSQMRSTGSTSTHSTCSSQFSSAAVSAQIAQLQTELEQTQQREATLQATLQAEVQERRRKEAEMETR; from the exons ATGAGTAGTACTGCTTCGCATCCCACCGACTCAGACTCGACTGAGTCTCATGCTACTGAGACCCGTGCTACTGAGACACACGTTTCTGAGACGCAGACGTCGGCAGTCCGTCCAGAATTAGCACCTGACGGTAGGCGGATCTGTTGGTTGGAAAATGG CATTTTGAGGCCGACTGAGAACATCCGACGTACAACTACTTCAAGCTTTCAAGGCTTCATAGATCCTGAAGGCGTCAATTGGAAGAGTTTGTCGCCCAGCACCATAGACATATATTATGATGAGTTTAAG AAAGCTTTTACATGGGATGGGGAAGTTTACAGCTCGGACGTCATTCGTAAGACATGGATCTCACAAGCTAGGCATGCTTATAAAAATTTTGTCCATGGATGTAAGGTTATTATCGATGAAGGGAGCAGACCTCAATTTCTTCATAAAGACATTGTTACAAAGTGGAAGGAATATTGGGCGACACCTGAATTCCAAGTTAAGTCGCAGCAGGCGAGCAAGAATCGTCGATCTGAGCCTGCTGGTCCAGGTACAGGGATATCTATCCACTATGGAGGCTCTCGCAGTGCTATTAGTCATGCTGAGCATGTG GCTCGAGAGAAGAACATTTCTATCGCAGATGCACATTATGATACTTTCATGAGGATGCACTTTAAGAAAGGACAGTTCGATGGACGGGCACAGACTCAGGGT CTTGAGATACATAGTCGAGTCGAGGAGTTACGCTCTACTCTTGGACGAGATGTCACTCCAGATGAGGTCAGTCAGATCTATAGGGAGGTGGTGACGCTAGATCCGAAGGGGCGTAGACTCGGATTGGGCATTATGTCTCAGATGCGTTCCACTGGTTCAACGAGCACTCATTCGACGTGCTCGTCTCAATTTTCTTCAGCAGCAGTCTCAGCTCAGATTGCACAGCTCCAGACAGAGTTAGAGCAGACACAACAGAGAGAGGCTACTCTACAAGCTACTCTACAGGCTGAGGTGCAGGAGCGACGACGAAAAGAAGCAGAAATGGAGACTAGGTAG